The genomic window TGGGCGTATGGGTTTGAAGTAGAAACACTTACGCAAGTAGATAAGATAAGAATGGGGGATTCGCTACTTAACGCATATAGCCATGTAACAGAAAGCCAAAATGCATACCTAGGACGTGCTTTAGCCATAAATTCGAAGCGAACCTATCGCCTAAATGTGGGTGTAACTGCTGTGGACCATGCATTTTCAAATGTAGAGCAAACCCAACAATTACCAGATTCCGAGCAACAATTTTACCACTGGCTTGAAGTGCAGCGTCAGACCAATGAATTTAAAACCTATACTAATTTAAACTATATTAAGCGCGCTGAAGATATTGCCATAGGGCAAGAGTTTTCTGTGCGTGTAGGGCAAGGTGAATGGGCAGAAACCGACTCGATGACGCGCTTAATTGCGCAGTACAGCAATGCGCTAGCCCTGCAGGGGAATCACCTCTTTAAGTTTGATACTTATACCGATTTGGTTTACACCAATGAAGATCAATCCCTTGCAAATTCAATTTGGGGGCTAAGCGGTAAATACCATTATTATGTGGACGGCAAAAACCGTTGGCAAATACGCGCCTCCTGGGACAGAGGTAATAACTTACCCGAATACCGCGAGCTAACATTGGGCGAAGAGGTAGGCATGCGAGGTTATCCACTGTCTTATCAGCGGGGCGATAATCGCTATATTGTAAATATAGAGCGCAGGTTTTATTCAGATATTCACTGGTTTAATTTAATACGTGTAGGGGCAGTGGCATTTGTGGATGCAGGGCGAGCTTGGCAAACAGGCAGTGGCGAGCAAGCCGACCACTTAGCCAGTGCGGGGTTAGGGTTGCGCTTGCATTCCAGTAAATCCGGTAACCCCGCAGTTATACATATAAACTTGAGTGCCCCGCTAGTAAAAGATGAACAACTCGATGACTACTTAGTTTCAGTTGCAGTTGGCACCGAGTTCTAACCTAGATTTAAAATAATTGTCTATCTGTCTATCTGTCTATCTGTCTATCTGTCTATCTGTCTATCTGTCTATCTGTCTATCTGTCTATCTGTCTATCTGTCTATCTGTCTATCTGTCTATCTGTCTATCTGTCTATCTGTCTATCTGTCTATCTGTCTATCTGTCTATCTGTCTATCTGTCTATCTGTCTATCTGTCTATCTGTCTATCTGTGAGCTAGTAATTATTTTAATCCTAACTTTCTTGCTTGATTAGAATATGCCAATCGCCTATTAAACGGGTGTGTTCTAAATAAATGCTTAAACACACTAATAGTGGCACACCCACTAGCATACCAAAACCGCCCCACAGCCAGCCCCATAGCACTAGCCATACAAACACTACTAGCGGATTCAAATTTAGGGTAGAGCCCAACAGCGTAGGTGTTACAAACTGGCTTTCTATTAAATTAATTAATAAATAAACGCCAGGGATAAGCAGGGCCATTTCAATTTGATTAAATTGCAAATAGGCAACCAATGCAAATGCGGTGGCAGACACTAGCGGCCCTAAATATGGCGCAAAATTCAAGGCGCCGGCTAGTGCCCCCCAAAGAAACGGGTCTTCTACTTTCATAATGTAAAATGCACAGCCTACACAAAAGCCCAGTGCAATATTCACACAAGTAATGGTGGTTACGTAGCGGGATAACTGTTGCTGCATTTCAGAGAGTAGCTCGACTGCTTGGCGTTTGTCGCTAAACGAAGAACGAGCCTGCACGAACCTAAGTAGCAGTACTTGGCCGTGTACTAAAAAGAAGTAGATTAAAAATATCGTACCCAGTATTTGAGTAAGCACCAAGGGCGTGGAAGAGGCAAAACTTTTAAACATTGCCAAAAAAGTTGTATTGCGAATATTCTCGCTGGCTTTGGCTATATCGGTATTGCTCGCTGCAGCGCCATTACTTGTGGCTTTATTGAGCGATTGCGTGGCTTCGCCAATAGACGAAGACATACTGTTGGCAACTTCTGGCAGTTTATCCCACCATTGTTGCGCTGGGCTGGTAAATAGCATTGCCACAAAACTCAGTGCGCCTATTACCCCTACAAGCACAATAATGGCAGACAATGCTCGCGGTAGAAAAAGCTTTTCTAAACGCGCAACCAAAGGGCTAGTAAACAGCGCAAAAAAAGCGGCTACTACAATGGGTAATAAAATAAATTTAGCAAAATATATGGTGTATAAAGTGGCAAGTATTGCCAGGTAAGGGAGTAAAATCCTTACTGTTCTATTTTTTTCCCCAATTGTTTGCATAGTATTGTCTAGCATAATATGTACTTCCGTTTAGTGCTTTTTTAATTAAATGGCACATGCGCCAATTTTTTCGTTACAGCAATAATAAAGTTATTTATAAGCTGTTATTCGGTTGCAGGAAGTGGGCCAGTCTCTAAACACGCGTTTACTACGCATATTTACCGCGAATTTTAATTGTATTGCTGTTTGCAGGGCATAGCAGCGTAGGTCAAAGTGTAATTATTGCTAGGTTTTTTGAACTTATTACATTTCTGCAAGGCATTGTTTAAATAATGCTGGGGCGATAGTAAGTCAAGCTGTAGCGCGCGACGCAGTAAAATATGAACTCGGTCACATATTGATTTTTAATGTTACATCATCTTTGTTCTGCTCTATCTCTTTATTCTCTAGGCGTTTGGCGGCTTGGCCGTTGTTGCCAATAGTTATTGCGTATAGCAATGCCCAAAAGCTGGCACAGGCTATGCAATAACTAATGTGTCAAGCAACGAAGCTTGTTTTAACGAAGCTTAATAAAGCTTCTACAAAATAAGTTACGTTTAATAGCAACTGCAGGCACTAAAGGTTAGTTGCACTATTAGTTGCAATAAGTGAAATATCTATAAGAGATACCTAAAGGAGAGTAATCATGAAAACATTAAATGCTTTTAATAAATTAAGTTTGGCTACAGCGTTATCTACTATTTTAGCGGCTTCTGCATTTGCAGGGTCTGGTACCCAAGAAAAGCAACATGAAGAGCATCGCGAAGGCCGAACAGCAGAGCAATACTGGAAAGAGTTTAAACACGACTCCGGCGAAGCTTGGCAAGATACTAAATCGGCGTTTCGCGATGGCTGGTTAGAAGGTAAGTTGGAAACTGCCATCATTATGAACGAACAGTTAAACCCCTTCGAAATTGACCTAGAAGTAAATGGTAGTACGGCCATATTGGAAGGCGAGGTGACTAGCGACATAGTGAAGGATCACGCTAAGTATGTAGCCTTAAGTGTAGAAGGCATCGATGAGGTTGAGAACAAACTTAAAGTAAACAAGGATGCCAAAATCAACGATAAAAAAAACAACGAGCGCAGTATTTCACGCACGCTAAAAGATGCCACCATTACGGCTGGCGTTAAAGCTGAATTGCTATCAAGCCCCGAAATAAAAGGTTTGAAAATCGATGTAGATACCGCCGAAGGTGAAGTAACGCTAACAGGTAAGGTAGACAGCAGTGCCAAACGCGCTCTTGCTGAGTACATTGCAAAAGACGTACGTGGCGTGAAAGGCGTTGTTAACAACCTGAAAGTTAAGTCTTAATAGTCAAATTAATTAAGACTTAAGCTGAGTGCTATATGGCACTCAGCTTTTTTGAGTTTTACCACGTCAATAATTAAGCAGAAAATATAGAACAAACAACTAGAGTGAGCCGCCGCAACAAGCAATACGCAGCAATCGGCATAGGCCATTTCTAGTACACAGGGAGTACGTTGTGATAGAGATAAGTAAACCCGCCCCGATAGTTGTAACAAATGTGCAGCCTGAAACGCATATGCCCTTGTATCAAATACCTTCTATTGCCGATTTTTTTAGCATCGATGGCGAATCGTTGCTATTCTATGCCGTTGTTGTGGTTACGGCGTGCTTGTTGTCGCTGCCCATTGCCATAGAGCGCTCGCGTGTTGCTCTAGGCCTGGGGTTGCGCACAGTGAGTATTGTGGCAACAGCGTGCTGTGGCTATGTGCTTATGGCTGCCTCCGTATTTGAAAGCGATGACGCGCAGGCCAAAATGCTTTATGGCGTAATAACGGGAATTGGCTTTATAGGTGCCGGAGCCTTGTTTAAGTCCGAAAGCGGAGTGCGCGGTACGGCTTCTGCTGCTAGTGTGTGGTCGGCGGCATCTATAGGCGTTGCTGTTGGTATGGGCGCAATTGAGCTTGCCATCATACTTAGCGTACTCACTTCAGTTACCTTATATTTTTTCTCGCGTCCGAAGGAAGATTCCGACTGCTTGGAATTGAAAAAGCAAAAAAAGGACGCACATCAATAGAATACATTTATACCGGCCAGTATTTGTACTGCTGGTAAGAGTACCTACCCAGCCCCTTATAAAATTCATTCAATGGGGGTAACTACACAAGGGAACCACATGCTAAAAGTGCTTTTGGTGGACGACGATCTCGATTTTTGTGATGCTGCGGCTCAGTTGATAACGTTGATGGGGCACGATGTAACAGTTTCAAACAGTTTGAGCGAAGCGCATACAGCCTTAAAACACACCCGCTTTAGTAATATCTTGCTAGACTTTATGCTGCCAGATGGCAGCGGTTTGCACCTTATTGATCATTTTAAAGACGACCCAGACGCCCCGAATATTACGCTTATTACGGGTCATCCATCTGTTAAAAATATTATGGCTGGCCTTTGTGGGCCGAAAGTTAACTACCTTATTAAGCCTATTAATAAAGCCGATTTAGAAGCCGCCATTAAAATCAACGTTGCCTCTACGGTGGCCAAGAGTGACCGTCACTTTGGTTGTTTGGTGGGCGAATCTGCGCCCATGCAAGAGCTTTACACCATGATAGAGCGCGTAGCGCGCACACCGGCCAATGTAATGCTTATGGGCGAAAGTGGTGTGGGTAAAGAAGTTGTGGCACAGGCCATACATAACGCTAGCAATGCGTCGCGCGGTGCGCAATCTAAATTAGTCGCGGCCAACTGCGGTGCTTTTTCGCGTGAGTTAATTGGCAGTGAATTATTTGGTCACGAAAAAGGCGCGTTTACCGGCGCCGTAGCGAGAAAGATAGGTTTCTTTGAGCAAGCCGAAGGTGGAAGCCTGTTTTTAGATGAAGTAACTGAAATGCCCATAGATATGCAGCCAAATTTACTGCGTGTGTTAGAAACCAATAAGGTAACACGCGTGGGTGGCGTTAAAGAAATAGATATAGACTGCCGAGTCATTTCCGCAACTAATCGCACTACCGAAGACCTGGCCGAAAATAATGTACTGCGAGAAGATTTGTATTTTCGTTTAGCCGTTTTCCCCATTCATATTCCACCACTGCGTAAACGCAAAGAAGATATCCCGTTACTAGCGGAACACTTTTTAGCCGATTTAAACGAACAGAACGGCTGTGCCTATCAATTTACCCCCGCGCAAATAGAAAAATTAACCCAGTACGATTGGCCGGGTAATGTACGAGAACTGCGTCATGCCATACATCGCGCCTTTATTATGAGCGACCCAGCCGGTACCGAAGTGGCGCTGCCCAGCGATTTTAGTTCGCCATTTACAAAAGTAAAAAAAGCAGAGCCAGGCATTAGCGCCGGTGTAAAAATAGACGAAATGGAAAAAGAGCTCATTCGTACTACCTTAGAGCACCTAGATGGCGATAAGCCACAGGCCGCAGAAATGCTAGGTATAAGTTTAAAAACGCTATATAACCGGTTAAATAAATACGGAGAACTAACAAGCGAATAGAATTTTATTTGCTTCTTCGCACAAAGGTATATGGCTGCGCAAGGCGGGAGGTTTTACAGTGAGCACATCAGCTAATGAGCAAAGTGACAGTAATATTCGCATTCATGGCGTGCGCAATAATTTGAATACTATAGCTATGCAAACCGAGTTGGCAAAAATGCTAGTAGAGGCCAATGGAGATAAAAGCAAAATTATTACAGCGTTAGATAAAGTGTTAGCCGCATGTACAGATTGTAGCGAAAGGCTACAAGCGGTAAACCAAAGTAAAGAATAAAGCGTAAATAGCAATACTGAACGGTACCAGTAGGACGCCTGTTATATATGTTTATCAAACAGCGTTAGCCAAAGCTGGGCCTTATGCTTTTACACCCTTTGGCGAAAGCCCATAACATAGCTTAGTTTACCTATGACCAAACAAGAATTAGACAATATACGAAAGCGCTCTCCCGTATGGGAATATTTTCTCACGTTATTTGTATTGGTAATTATTGGGGTGAATGCTTACTTGGCCTTTTCTACGGTAAACGATTTATCCCACAGGCACCGCAGTATTACCAATACCGGTAACGTAATTGTAGAGATTAAAGAACTGAATCAAAGCTTACTGGCGGCCGAGCTAGGTGAGTTGGTTTTCTTATTGGTAGAAGACGATACCGAAGTTGATCCATACCTGGCTGCACTCGAAGATTTAGATCTGCATGTCAAATCGGTAAGGCACCTTCGCACAGAAATTCCAGGGCAAGCAGAAGATATCCGTTTACTTGTAGATATGATTCGCCAGCGCATTGCGCAGCTGCGTGCTGGTTTAGAGCTTTCTTTAGCAGATAAACACGAGCGAGCAATAAATAAAATAACAACAAGAAAAGGCGTTGAGAATCAGAAAAAAATTGCAGATCTATTCGATAGAATAGAAACAAGAGAGTTTGCTTTACAGGGTAAGCTCTATTCGAAAATGGTGCAAAGCGATAAAAAATCACGCAATTTAATTATTGCATTCTTAGTTATAAGCAGCTTGTTAGTGGTCGGCGTGTTTGCCATTCTTAAGCTTACCCTACGCCGCGAAGCAGTCTATCGAGAAAAACTACAAAAGCGTGCCGATGAGCTTGAAGACAAAGTGCGTCAGCGCACTCAGGAAATAACCCTCTATTCCGAAGAGCTAGCTCGCAGTAATCAAGAGCTAGAAGATTTTGCTTTTGTTGCATCCCATGATCTGCAAGAGCCCCTTAGAAAAATTTGCACCTTCTCTGACCGTATGAATAAAAAGTATGCCGAGCAATTAGATGAGAAAGGCCGAGATTACCTTGTTAGGCTTAATGGCGCTGCTACAAGAATGTCTGTACTCATTCACAACTTACTAGAGTTTTCTCGTATTCGAACACGGGGTAAACCGTTTGTAACAGTAGATTTAGACCAATTAATTGCAGTCATAATAGATGACCTAGAGATAGCAATAGAGACAAACCAGGCGGTAATTAGCATAGATGCCTTACCTTCTATTAAGGCTGATGAAAGTCAAATGACCCAGCTTTTCCTAAATCTTTTATCTAATGCAATTAAGTTTAGAAAGCCTGATGTAACGCCCATTGTGCAAGTGCGTTATGCATTAGTACAAAAAGAAGCTATGAATACCCAGCTTAGTTTTCACGAGATTCGTGTGCAAGATAATGGTATTGGGTTTGATATGGATTACAAAGACAAAATATTTGTTCCATTTCAACGTTTGCATGCACGCGACGAATATCAAGGTACGGGTATTGGCCTAGCGGTATGTAGACGAATTGTTGAACGCCACGGCGGTACTATAGATGTGGAAAGCGCTGTGGGCGAAGGCTCGACGTTTATCATTCATATTCCGGTTGTAAGTATAGATATGGAAGGTGATATATCTGAGGCAATTGAAAAAATAGAAACACAAACAGAATAAAAATACGGTGCAGCGTACTAAGTGGCGTTGTTGTAGCTAGATCACTTAAATTGGATTAAAAAATGAATCGATTGGCCAAACCGCTTACCATTTTAATGGCGGATGACGACGACGACGACCGCATGATGACCCACGACGCACTAGTCGAAAGTCGAGTGATAAATAATTTCCACTTCGTTTGCGACGGAGTAGAGTTATTGGAATATTTGCGCAGAGAAGGAAAGTACGAAGATAAAGCACTATCGCCAAGGCCAGGCATTATTTTGCTTGATTTAAATATGCCTAGAATGGATGGCCGCGAAGCGTTAATGGAAATTAAAAACGACCCCAATTTACGTTCCATACCCGTTGTTATTCTTACTACCTCTAAACAAGAGGAAGACAAGGTAAAAGGCTATAACTTAGGTGCGGCGTCTTATATTACTAAGCCGGTAACTTTCGACGGCTTGGTAGAGCTAATGAGGGCGATGGGTAAATACTGGGTGGAATTTGTAGAGTTTCCTGAGCTTGAAAACGAATAGCTCTAGAATACGTAAATACTATATGTTTAAGGGTTGGCAATGGCCACTACACGTATTTTACTGGTTGAAGACGACGAAGACGATTACGTAATAGCGCGTGACGTGTTAGAGGAAATATCATTTCTAGATATTGAACTTATTCGCGCCGCCAACGTAAGTGCGGCGTACGATTACCTTAAACAAAATAACTTCGATCTCTGCTTATTAGATTATCAACTTGGTGCCTTTAACGGCATCGAGGTGTTGAAGCACGCTAGGGCATCAGGTTTCTCTGCGCCTATAATCATGCTTACAGGGCAAGCAGATAGTAAACTAGACGAGCAAGCACTCGATGCCGGTGCGGCAGATTATCTAAATAAAAGCGAAATAGGTACAGGTAGATTTATTCGCTCTATTCGCTACGCGCTGGCAAGACGCGATGTAGAGCGAGAAAGGGTGGAGCGCCTTAAAGCCGAAGCCGAAAATGAATCTAAAAATCGCTTTCTAGCCCATCTTAGCCACGAGCTGCGCACACCACTCACGTCTATTTTGGGCTACACCGAGTTGCTATTAAATAGCGACAAAGGCGCACAAGCTGCGGTTGAGTTAGATGTTATATACCGTAACGGTAAGCACTTACTCAATTTACTTAACGATGTGTTAGACCTATCAAAAATTGCCGCTGATCGCTTAGAAATAAATACGAGTAAGGTAGATGTTGGTAGTCTAATCGTAGATGTGTACACGCTGTTGCGCGTCAATGCGATTGATAAGGGCCTGAATATCACTTTGGCATCGACCACGCCTATACCCACTATCATCACCTCAGATTCCACCAGGCTGCGGCAAATCATTATTAATGTGGTGAGTAACGCAATTAAATTTACCGATGAGGGTGAAATAAATATTGCGCTATCTATGGACGATCATGCAGGTAAAGAAAAATTATGTGTAGTCGTTAAAGATACAGGTATTGGTATACCCGCAGATAAACTAGAGGAGATTTTCTCTCCCTTTTCGCAAGTAGCCGATGTAATTTCTAAAAGTGTGGGCGGTTCGGGCTTAGGCCTAGCAATAAGCTCTACACTTGCGAAAATGCTAGGCGGTGAGATTGTTGTGGAAAGTAAAATCGGCGAAGGTAGTCGCTTTAGCATATACATAGATGTAGGCGATGTTAGTAATGTGGAGCGCGAGTGGTTACGTTTTGATAAGCAAGCCAGCACAGCGCCTAAAAAACTCGAATACAGCCTAGAGGGTAAAGTGCTGGTTGTAGATGACCTGCGCGATATACGCAGCTTGGTAGGCCATATAATAAGCCAGGTCGGTGTAAAAGCTGAGTACGCTGCTAATGGTGCACGCGCCATAGCGGTAATAGAAAGCGCGCAGCAGGCCGGTAAACCGTTCGATTTAGTGTTAATGGACATCCACATGCCAGAAATGGATGGCAAACAAGCTGTTACCCTTTTACGAAATAAGGGCTATAGCTTACCCATTGTTGCATTAACAGCAGCGAGCATGCGTGGTAGCTATGAGCAGTTGGAAATATGCGGCTTTAATGGAATGTTAAGC from Saccharophagus degradans 2-40 includes these protein-coding regions:
- a CDS encoding AI-2E family transporter, encoding MLDNTMQTIGEKNRTVRILLPYLAILATLYTIYFAKFILLPIVVAAFFALFTSPLVARLEKLFLPRALSAIIVLVGVIGALSFVAMLFTSPAQQWWDKLPEVANSMSSSIGEATQSLNKATSNGAAASNTDIAKASENIRNTTFLAMFKSFASSTPLVLTQILGTIFLIYFFLVHGQVLLLRFVQARSSFSDKRQAVELLSEMQQQLSRYVTTITCVNIALGFCVGCAFYIMKVEDPFLWGALAGALNFAPYLGPLVSATAFALVAYLQFNQIEMALLIPGVYLLINLIESQFVTPTLLGSTLNLNPLVVFVWLVLWGWLWGGFGMLVGVPLLVCLSIYLEHTRLIGDWHILIKQES
- a CDS encoding BON domain-containing protein, with the translated sequence MKTLNAFNKLSLATALSTILAASAFAGSGTQEKQHEEHREGRTAEQYWKEFKHDSGEAWQDTKSAFRDGWLEGKLETAIIMNEQLNPFEIDLEVNGSTAILEGEVTSDIVKDHAKYVALSVEGIDEVENKLKVNKDAKINDKKNNERSISRTLKDATITAGVKAELLSSPEIKGLKIDVDTAEGEVTLTGKVDSSAKRALAEYIAKDVRGVKGVVNNLKVKS
- a CDS encoding MgtC/SapB family protein — translated: MIEISKPAPIVVTNVQPETHMPLYQIPSIADFFSIDGESLLFYAVVVVTACLLSLPIAIERSRVALGLGLRTVSIVATACCGYVLMAASVFESDDAQAKMLYGVITGIGFIGAGALFKSESGVRGTASAASVWSAASIGVAVGMGAIELAIILSVLTSVTLYFFSRPKEDSDCLELKKQKKDAHQ
- a CDS encoding sigma-54-dependent transcriptional regulator, with protein sequence MLKVLLVDDDLDFCDAAAQLITLMGHDVTVSNSLSEAHTALKHTRFSNILLDFMLPDGSGLHLIDHFKDDPDAPNITLITGHPSVKNIMAGLCGPKVNYLIKPINKADLEAAIKINVASTVAKSDRHFGCLVGESAPMQELYTMIERVARTPANVMLMGESGVGKEVVAQAIHNASNASRGAQSKLVAANCGAFSRELIGSELFGHEKGAFTGAVARKIGFFEQAEGGSLFLDEVTEMPIDMQPNLLRVLETNKVTRVGGVKEIDIDCRVISATNRTTEDLAENNVLREDLYFRLAVFPIHIPPLRKRKEDIPLLAEHFLADLNEQNGCAYQFTPAQIEKLTQYDWPGNVRELRHAIHRAFIMSDPAGTEVALPSDFSSPFTKVKKAEPGISAGVKIDEMEKELIRTTLEHLDGDKPQAAEMLGISLKTLYNRLNKYGELTSE
- a CDS encoding sensor histidine kinase, with the protein product MTKQELDNIRKRSPVWEYFLTLFVLVIIGVNAYLAFSTVNDLSHRHRSITNTGNVIVEIKELNQSLLAAELGELVFLLVEDDTEVDPYLAALEDLDLHVKSVRHLRTEIPGQAEDIRLLVDMIRQRIAQLRAGLELSLADKHERAINKITTRKGVENQKKIADLFDRIETREFALQGKLYSKMVQSDKKSRNLIIAFLVISSLLVVGVFAILKLTLRREAVYREKLQKRADELEDKVRQRTQEITLYSEELARSNQELEDFAFVASHDLQEPLRKICTFSDRMNKKYAEQLDEKGRDYLVRLNGAATRMSVLIHNLLEFSRIRTRGKPFVTVDLDQLIAVIIDDLEIAIETNQAVISIDALPSIKADESQMTQLFLNLLSNAIKFRKPDVTPIVQVRYALVQKEAMNTQLSFHEIRVQDNGIGFDMDYKDKIFVPFQRLHARDEYQGTGIGLAVCRRIVERHGGTIDVESAVGEGSTFIIHIPVVSIDMEGDISEAIEKIETQTE
- a CDS encoding response regulator, whose product is MNRLAKPLTILMADDDDDDRMMTHDALVESRVINNFHFVCDGVELLEYLRREGKYEDKALSPRPGIILLDLNMPRMDGREALMEIKNDPNLRSIPVVILTTSKQEEDKVKGYNLGAASYITKPVTFDGLVELMRAMGKYWVEFVEFPELENE
- a CDS encoding response regulator, giving the protein MATTRILLVEDDEDDYVIARDVLEEISFLDIELIRAANVSAAYDYLKQNNFDLCLLDYQLGAFNGIEVLKHARASGFSAPIIMLTGQADSKLDEQALDAGAADYLNKSEIGTGRFIRSIRYALARRDVERERVERLKAEAENESKNRFLAHLSHELRTPLTSILGYTELLLNSDKGAQAAVELDVIYRNGKHLLNLLNDVLDLSKIAADRLEINTSKVDVGSLIVDVYTLLRVNAIDKGLNITLASTTPIPTIITSDSTRLRQIIINVVSNAIKFTDEGEINIALSMDDHAGKEKLCVVVKDTGIGIPADKLEEIFSPFSQVADVISKSVGGSGLGLAISSTLAKMLGGEIVVESKIGEGSRFSIYIDVGDVSNVEREWLRFDKQASTAPKKLEYSLEGKVLVVDDLRDIRSLVGHIISQVGVKAEYAANGARAIAVIESAQQAGKPFDLVLMDIHMPEMDGKQAVTLLRNKGYSLPIVALTAASMRGSYEQLEICGFNGMLSKPVDIDKLFQVLNSYLIRKENAKPPHVSLVAESPAAMPSKSSTELSILLVEDDPDAANAVAELMGHLGAQVSVVNSVKHGCEQLQAKKWDAVLVDKNLTDGSGFSVITKIGEQGVSTYVAVVSGDEISLAAHPELSINEVLLKPLQLSALKQLVANIRGYAGA